A region from the Paraurantiacibacter namhicola genome encodes:
- the trxA gene encoding thioredoxin — protein sequence MATTTVTDDSFQADVLDSDKPVLVDFWAEWCGPCKMIAPALEEISEELGDKVTIAKMDIMENTETPGKMGVQSIPLLVLFKNGEAVSQKLGAAPKGQLKEWIESEL from the coding sequence ATGGCCACCACCACCGTTACCGATGACAGCTTCCAGGCCGATGTGCTGGATTCCGACAAGCCCGTGCTGGTCGACTTCTGGGCCGAATGGTGCGGCCCGTGCAAGATGATCGCCCCCGCGCTGGAGGAAATCAGCGAGGAACTGGGCGACAAGGTGACCATCGCCAAGATGGACATCATGGAAAACACCGAAACGCCCGGCAAGATGGGCGTGCAGTCCATCCCGCTGCTGGTCCTGTTCAAGAATGGCGAGGCCGTGTCCCAGAAACTGGGCGCAGCGCCCAAGGGCCAGCTGAAGGAATGGATCGAAAGCGAGCTGTAG